In Burkholderia contaminans, the following proteins share a genomic window:
- a CDS encoding GTP-binding protein: MNPAMNQPLPVTVLSGFLGAGKTTLLNHILANRAGLKVAVIVNDLAAVNIDASLVRDAQALSHVEERLVEMSNGCICCTLRDDLLVEIRTLASEGRFDAIMIESTGIAEPMPIAETFTFVDDDGTSLSTIARLDTLVTVVDAYNFLRDYGSDDALATRGIAASEEDDRTLVELLIEQIEFCDVLVINKADLVAADDLARLQHILARLNPRAHQVVSTFGNVPLDEVLNTGRFDFDEAANAPGWLASLDHDHTHCDDPDCHDEHHAHVHGEADEFGIGNFVYRARRPFHPARLWALLHQEWPGVLRSKGFFWLATRNDIAGSLSQAGGVCRHGPAGLWWAAQDRAEWPDDDELLGEIRAEWHGDLDDRAVGDRRQELVLIGIAIDADAWRAKLDACLLTDAEFALGAAGWHAFDDPFPAWDVDSHDDDDHGDTQIVHA; this comes from the coding sequence GAAAGTCGCCGTGATCGTCAACGATCTCGCGGCGGTCAACATCGATGCGTCGCTCGTGCGCGACGCGCAGGCGCTGTCGCACGTCGAGGAACGCCTCGTCGAGATGTCGAACGGCTGCATCTGCTGCACGCTGCGCGACGACCTGCTCGTCGAGATCCGCACGCTCGCGTCGGAAGGCCGCTTCGACGCGATCATGATCGAATCGACCGGTATCGCGGAGCCGATGCCGATCGCCGAAACCTTCACGTTCGTTGACGACGACGGCACGTCGCTGTCGACGATCGCGCGGCTCGACACGCTCGTCACCGTGGTCGACGCGTACAACTTCCTGCGCGACTACGGCTCGGACGATGCGCTCGCGACGCGCGGCATCGCCGCATCGGAAGAGGACGACCGCACGCTCGTCGAGCTGCTGATCGAGCAGATCGAATTCTGCGACGTGCTGGTGATCAACAAGGCCGATCTCGTCGCCGCGGACGACCTCGCTCGTCTGCAGCACATCCTCGCGCGACTCAACCCGCGCGCGCACCAGGTCGTGTCGACGTTCGGCAACGTGCCGCTCGACGAAGTGCTGAACACGGGCCGCTTCGATTTCGACGAGGCCGCGAACGCGCCGGGCTGGCTCGCGTCGCTCGATCACGATCACACGCATTGCGACGACCCGGACTGCCATGACGAACATCATGCGCACGTGCACGGCGAAGCCGACGAATTCGGCATCGGTAATTTTGTTTACCGCGCGCGCCGGCCGTTTCATCCGGCGCGACTCTGGGCGCTGCTGCATCAGGAGTGGCCGGGCGTGCTGCGCAGCAAGGGCTTCTTCTGGCTCGCGACGCGCAACGACATCGCGGGTTCGCTGTCGCAGGCGGGCGGCGTCTGCCGGCATGGCCCGGCGGGGCTTTGGTGGGCGGCGCAGGATCGCGCGGAATGGCCGGACGACGACGAGCTGCTCGGTGAAATCCGCGCCGAATGGCACGGCGATCTCGACGATCGCGCAGTGGGCGATCGCCGGCAGGAACTCGTGCTGATCGGCATCGCGATCGACGCGGATGCATGGCGCGCGAAGCTCGATGCGTGCCTGCTGACCGATGCGGAATTCGCGCTCGGCGCGGCCGGATGGCACGCGTTCGACGATCCGTTCCCGGCGTGGGATGTCGATTCCCACGACGACGACGATCACGGCGACACGCAGATCGTGCACGCGTAA
- a CDS encoding HU family DNA-binding protein: protein MNKQELIDAVAAQTGASKAQTGETLDTLLEVIKKAVSKGDAVQLIGFGSFGSGKRAARTGRNPKTGETIKIPAAKTVKFTAGKAFKDAVNKR from the coding sequence ATGAACAAACAGGAACTGATCGACGCCGTCGCCGCCCAAACGGGCGCCAGCAAGGCTCAAACCGGCGAAACGCTGGACACGCTGCTCGAAGTCATCAAGAAGGCCGTGTCGAAGGGTGATGCGGTTCAGCTGATCGGCTTCGGCAGCTTCGGTTCGGGCAAGCGCGCAGCACGTACGGGCCGCAACCCGAAGACGGGCGAAACCATCAAGATCCCGGCAGCCAAGACGGTCAAGTTCACGGCTGGCAAGGCGTTCAAGGACGCCGTCAACAAGCGTTAA
- the mnmC gene encoding bifunctional tRNA (5-methylaminomethyl-2-thiouridine)(34)-methyltransferase MnmD/FAD-dependent 5-carboxymethylaminomethyl-2-thiouridine(34) oxidoreductase MnmC, with amino-acid sequence MTDRLVPATLALRDDGTLASPEFGDLHRGASGALAHRVFVAGNGLPARWQGRRTFTIVATGFGAGGSFLAAWAAWRDDPARCERLHFVAVEPHPFTRDDLRRAASHIVADTTISADVDALADAWPMLVPGLHRLEFDEGRVVLTLAFGDAIDMLGKIVARADAFCLDGLASSSDADLQSTDAVRALSKIAGEHATFAAHASSDALKHALGKSGFTYREVDDLLVGEYAPRWRARRHEPPLALPVATRRAIVIGAGLAGCAVVERLAARGWEVTLIERHERIASDASGNPAGVFHPLMTRDDNVASRLTRGGFLHAIARWRALERAGHAFARSTHGMIHLAESADDFERMREAFDAFGAPPDYVSLLGVDAARAHLNLPVAQGGLLFPHGGAVWPAGLCAAQYAAAGERVRLLASTRVAKLERRGDAWHALDDAGGTLAEAPVVVVANAGDAARLAGLQHVALQPVRGQLTLLPAGSTAPLPCPTIGDGYAVPLDDGTLLIGATFEPDDVDPAMRAAGHLENIERVRHLLPGLIGDLPDPDALRGRVAFRWVVGDRLPLLGPLADEAGAIANARALGGAQARDLPRLPGLYGAFGFGSRGLVWAALGAELIASQLEGEPWPLERELADAVDPARFLIRALRARRVGQAG; translated from the coding sequence ATGACCGACCGACTTGTTCCCGCCACGCTCGCGCTTCGCGACGACGGCACGCTCGCCTCGCCCGAGTTCGGCGATCTCCACCGCGGTGCATCCGGCGCGCTGGCGCATCGCGTGTTCGTCGCGGGCAACGGGCTGCCGGCGCGCTGGCAGGGCCGCCGCACGTTCACGATCGTGGCGACCGGATTCGGCGCGGGCGGCAGCTTTCTCGCGGCCTGGGCCGCATGGCGCGACGATCCCGCGCGCTGCGAGCGGCTGCATTTTGTCGCAGTCGAGCCGCATCCGTTCACGCGCGACGACCTGCGCCGTGCAGCTTCCCATATCGTTGCGGACACAACCATATCGGCGGATGTCGATGCACTTGCCGACGCGTGGCCGATGCTCGTACCGGGCCTTCATCGACTCGAATTCGACGAAGGGCGCGTCGTGCTCACGCTCGCGTTCGGCGATGCAATCGACATGCTGGGGAAGATCGTCGCGCGCGCCGACGCGTTCTGTCTCGACGGCCTCGCGTCATCGAGCGACGCGGATCTTCAGTCGACCGACGCAGTTCGCGCGCTGTCGAAAATCGCCGGGGAACACGCCACGTTTGCAGCGCATGCGAGTTCCGATGCGTTGAAACACGCGCTCGGCAAATCGGGTTTCACGTATCGCGAAGTCGACGATCTGCTCGTCGGCGAATATGCGCCGCGCTGGCGCGCGCGCCGGCACGAGCCGCCGCTCGCCCTGCCTGTTGCGACACGCCGTGCGATCGTGATCGGCGCGGGGCTGGCGGGCTGCGCGGTCGTCGAACGTCTGGCCGCGCGCGGCTGGGAAGTCACGCTGATCGAGCGGCACGAGCGGATCGCGAGCGACGCGTCGGGCAATCCGGCAGGGGTATTCCATCCTTTGATGACACGCGACGACAACGTCGCGAGCCGGCTCACGCGCGGCGGCTTCCTGCATGCGATCGCACGCTGGCGCGCACTCGAACGTGCCGGCCACGCATTCGCGCGCAGCACGCACGGGATGATCCATCTCGCGGAATCCGCCGACGACTTCGAGCGGATGCGCGAGGCATTCGATGCGTTCGGCGCACCGCCCGACTATGTGTCGCTCCTCGGCGTCGACGCCGCGCGCGCGCATCTGAACCTGCCGGTCGCGCAGGGCGGCCTGCTGTTTCCGCACGGCGGCGCCGTCTGGCCGGCCGGCCTTTGCGCGGCCCAATACGCGGCGGCCGGCGAGCGCGTGCGCTTGCTCGCGTCCACCCGCGTTGCCAAGCTCGAACGCCGGGGCGACGCGTGGCATGCACTCGACGATGCGGGCGGCACGCTGGCAGAAGCGCCTGTCGTCGTGGTCGCGAATGCCGGCGACGCCGCGCGTCTCGCCGGGCTGCAACATGTCGCGCTGCAACCGGTGCGTGGCCAACTCACGTTGCTGCCGGCCGGCAGCACGGCACCGTTGCCGTGCCCCACGATCGGCGACGGTTACGCGGTGCCGCTCGACGACGGCACGCTGCTGATCGGCGCGACGTTCGAACCCGACGACGTCGATCCCGCGATGCGCGCGGCCGGCCACCTCGAAAACATCGAGCGCGTACGGCATCTGCTACCGGGCCTGATCGGCGACCTGCCGGATCCCGACGCACTGCGCGGCCGCGTCGCGTTCCGCTGGGTCGTCGGCGACCGCCTGCCGCTGCTCGGCCCGCTTGCCGACGAAGCAGGCGCCATCGCCAATGCTCGCGCGCTGGGCGGCGCACAGGCGCGCGACCTGCCGCGCCTGCCCGGGCTCTACGGCGCATTCGGCTTCGGCTCGCGCGGCCTCGTATGGGCGGCACTCGGCGCCGAACTGATCGCCTCGCAACTCGAAGGCGAGCCGTGGCCGCTCGAGCGCGAACTCGCCGATGCCGTCGACCCCGCACGCTTCCTGATCCGCGCATTGCGCGCGCGCCGCGTCGGCCAGGCCGGTTGA
- a CDS encoding cation:proton antiporter, producing MKSAFSFLPNWPLTPDAVFWAGLALFAAGLCGELCYRAWRLPRITGYAVIGLIAGSFGFGVIDASTDETSRLLIDVALGLLLFELGSRLDLRWIRRNPWLIASSLAEATLTFVLVLFVMLALGVSGMVALVLSAIAIATSPSMVIQLKTELRAEGQVSQRLITLTALNSVYAIVLTKLVTSWLHQEAYGNVFATILQPLYLLAGSFIVAYVVARSCNYLFRHMTATMRDEHSFVALFGLVMLAIAVAQALKLSTLLTLLLAGIIVKNLEARPQLWPEHFGTAGWLLTVTLFVLTLTSFTWGDIALGGLLAIVLIVTRLVAKLAGVVAFAKPSGIGMKQGIALGIALTPMSALSYLLVDDTYQLYPNFDPHLRAIVMCTIVILQLVSPFIVYRCLSAVGERSDGN from the coding sequence ATGAAGTCGGCGTTCTCATTCCTGCCCAACTGGCCGCTTACGCCGGATGCCGTGTTCTGGGCCGGGCTCGCGTTGTTCGCGGCCGGCCTGTGTGGCGAGCTTTGCTATCGCGCATGGCGTCTGCCTCGCATCACCGGTTATGCGGTGATCGGCCTCATCGCCGGATCGTTCGGATTCGGCGTGATCGATGCCAGCACCGACGAAACCTCGCGGCTCCTGATCGACGTCGCGCTCGGCCTCTTGCTGTTCGAGCTCGGCAGCCGCCTCGACCTGCGCTGGATCCGGCGCAATCCTTGGCTCATCGCGTCGAGCCTCGCCGAAGCCACGCTGACGTTCGTGCTGGTGCTGTTCGTGATGCTCGCGCTCGGTGTGTCGGGAATGGTCGCGTTGGTGCTGTCGGCGATCGCGATCGCGACGTCGCCATCGATGGTGATCCAGCTGAAGACCGAACTGCGCGCGGAAGGGCAGGTGTCGCAACGCCTCATCACGCTCACCGCGCTCAACAGCGTCTATGCGATCGTGCTGACCAAGCTCGTGACGAGCTGGCTCCACCAGGAAGCGTACGGCAACGTTTTCGCGACGATCCTGCAGCCGCTCTACCTGCTCGCGGGTTCGTTCATCGTCGCGTATGTCGTTGCGCGTTCGTGCAACTACCTGTTCCGCCACATGACGGCAACGATGCGCGACGAGCATTCGTTCGTCGCGTTGTTCGGGCTCGTGATGCTCGCGATCGCCGTTGCCCAGGCGCTGAAGCTGTCGACGCTACTGACGCTGCTGCTCGCCGGCATCATCGTGAAGAACCTCGAAGCGCGTCCGCAACTGTGGCCCGAGCACTTCGGTACGGCCGGCTGGCTGCTGACGGTGACCCTGTTCGTCCTCACGCTCACGTCGTTCACGTGGGGCGACATCGCGCTCGGCGGGCTGCTCGCGATCGTGCTGATCGTCACGCGGCTCGTCGCGAAGCTGGCCGGCGTCGTCGCGTTCGCGAAGCCGAGCGGCATCGGGATGAAGCAGGGCATCGCGCTCGGCATCGCGCTCACGCCGATGTCCGCGCTGTCGTACCTGCTCGTCGACGACACCTACCAGCTCTATCCGAATTTCGACCCGCACCTGCGCGCGATCGTGATGTGCACGATCGTGATCCTGCAGCTCGTCAGCCCGTTCATCGTGTACCGCTGCCTGTCGGCGGTCGGTGAACGCAGCGACGGCAACTGA
- a CDS encoding YbdK family carboxylate-amine ligase encodes MALETFVNSEPFTFGVELEIQVVNTHNYDLTKAASDLMRLIQGETFPGNITPEITESMIELSTGICHSHEQAVSELHAIRDVLVKAADQLNVGLAGGGTHAFQQWSDRQIYDAPRFQYISELYGYLAKQFTVFGQHVHIGCPDPDSALFLLHSMSRFIPHFIALSASSPFVQNVDTGFHSARLNSVFAFPLSGRAPFVLTWDSFEEYFTKMVNTGVVNSMKDFYWDIRPKPGYGTIEVRVMDTPLSVDRAAAIACYIQTLARYLLTDRPLKLSEDDYLVYTFNRFEACRFGLEGTCVNPQTGERRTIAEDILDTLDRIAPHAAALGSRAALDEIGALAKARVNDASWLRTVFKQEKSLNETVRQQCLRWRE; translated from the coding sequence ATGGCACTCGAAACCTTCGTCAATTCCGAGCCCTTTACGTTCGGCGTCGAACTGGAGATCCAGGTCGTCAACACGCACAACTACGACCTGACCAAAGCGGCCTCCGACCTGATGCGCCTGATCCAGGGCGAGACCTTCCCGGGCAACATCACGCCGGAAATCACCGAGAGCATGATCGAGCTGTCCACCGGCATCTGCCATTCGCACGAGCAGGCGGTGAGCGAGCTGCATGCGATCCGCGACGTGCTCGTGAAGGCGGCCGACCAGCTCAACGTCGGGCTGGCCGGCGGCGGCACGCATGCGTTCCAGCAATGGAGCGACCGGCAGATCTACGATGCGCCGCGCTTCCAGTACATCTCCGAGCTGTACGGCTATCTCGCGAAGCAGTTCACCGTGTTCGGCCAGCACGTGCACATCGGCTGCCCCGATCCCGACAGCGCGCTGTTCCTGCTGCACTCGATGTCGCGCTTCATTCCGCACTTCATCGCGCTGTCCGCGTCGTCGCCGTTCGTGCAGAACGTCGACACCGGCTTCCATTCGGCACGCCTGAATTCGGTGTTCGCGTTCCCGCTGTCGGGCCGCGCGCCGTTCGTGCTGACCTGGGACAGCTTCGAGGAGTACTTCACGAAGATGGTGAACACCGGCGTCGTCAACTCGATGAAGGATTTCTACTGGGACATCCGGCCCAAGCCCGGCTACGGGACGATCGAGGTGCGCGTGATGGACACGCCGCTGTCGGTCGACCGCGCGGCGGCGATCGCCTGCTACATCCAGACGCTCGCGCGCTACCTGCTGACCGACCGGCCGCTGAAGCTGTCCGAGGACGACTACCTCGTCTACACGTTCAACCGTTTCGAGGCGTGCCGCTTCGGGCTCGAGGGCACCTGCGTGAATCCTCAGACGGGTGAGCGCCGCACGATCGCCGAAGACATCCTCGACACGCTCGACCGGATCGCGCCGCATGCGGCCGCGCTCGGTTCGCGCGCGGCGCTCGACGAGATCGGTGCGCTCGCCAAGGCGCGCGTGAACGACGCATCGTGGTTGAGAACCGTTTTCAAACAGGAAAAATCGCTCAATGAGACGGTCCGCCAGCAGTGCTTACGTTGGCGCGAGTGA
- a CDS encoding MarR family winged helix-turn-helix transcriptional regulator → MSEGVYGNQASGRVTHSLLRLSTAMRSQAWDWAEGAGLTPTQGEILVLLLQRKGPMRLGEIARETQLTAATTSDAVSTLETKGLVEKRRALDDGRALAVRLSARGRTAAKKALQWPEFLTKAVGKLGADEQGALYRALLKTLRELQVAGATPPQRMCLTCAHFQPGKLSKKTVHHCAALDISMSDSDLRLDCSVQEEADAATQKKTWKIFAG, encoded by the coding sequence ATGAGCGAAGGCGTTTACGGGAATCAGGCTTCGGGACGTGTGACCCACAGCCTGCTGCGGTTGAGTACGGCCATGCGAAGCCAGGCATGGGATTGGGCGGAAGGCGCAGGCCTCACGCCGACGCAGGGCGAGATTCTCGTGCTGCTGCTGCAGCGCAAGGGCCCGATGCGGCTCGGCGAGATTGCGCGCGAGACGCAGCTGACCGCGGCGACCACGAGCGATGCGGTGAGCACGCTCGAAACGAAGGGGCTCGTCGAGAAGCGCCGTGCGCTGGACGACGGCCGCGCGCTGGCCGTGCGCCTGTCGGCCCGTGGCCGGACGGCCGCGAAGAAGGCGCTGCAATGGCCTGAATTCCTGACGAAAGCGGTCGGCAAGCTCGGCGCGGACGAGCAGGGCGCACTGTATCGCGCGCTGCTGAAGACGCTGCGTGAACTGCAGGTGGCCGGTGCGACGCCGCCGCAGCGCATGTGCCTGACGTGCGCTCACTTCCAGCCGGGCAAGCTGTCGAAGAAGACCGTGCATCATTGCGCGGCGCTCGACATCTCGATGTCCGACAGCGATCTGCGTCTCGACTGCTCGGTGCAGGAAGAGGCCGACGCGGCGACGCAGAAGAAGACCTGGAAGATTTTCGCCGGCTGA
- a CDS encoding glutamine amidotransferase: MNAEVVAIRHVHFEDLGSFEQVLGERGRRVRYVDVGSSRVEVLDVLEPSLLVVLGGPLSVYDDAQYPTIAPLAALVRQRIDAGLPILGICLGSQFIARALGARVYPAARHELGWTPLTLTDAGRASPLRHLDGAATSMLHWHGDTFDLPGGAIHLASTPACRHQAFAWGRHVLALQCHPEIRTDRFEPWLIANAGEIAATPGIDARQLRADTAQHGPALEAAARRMFAEWLDSVGL, from the coding sequence ATGAACGCTGAAGTCGTGGCGATCCGCCACGTGCATTTCGAGGATCTCGGGAGCTTCGAGCAGGTGCTCGGCGAACGGGGCAGGCGGGTGCGCTACGTCGACGTCGGGTCGTCGCGGGTCGAGGTGCTCGACGTGCTCGAGCCGTCGCTCCTCGTCGTGCTCGGCGGGCCGCTCAGCGTGTACGACGATGCGCAGTATCCGACGATCGCGCCGCTCGCGGCGCTCGTGCGCCAGCGCATCGACGCCGGGTTGCCGATTCTCGGGATCTGTCTCGGTTCGCAGTTCATCGCCCGGGCACTCGGTGCGCGCGTCTATCCGGCTGCCCGGCATGAACTCGGCTGGACGCCGTTGACGCTCACCGATGCCGGTCGCGCGTCGCCGCTGCGCCATCTCGATGGTGCGGCGACGTCGATGCTGCACTGGCATGGCGACACGTTCGACCTGCCGGGCGGGGCGATTCATCTCGCATCGACCCCGGCCTGCCGTCACCAGGCATTCGCATGGGGCCGGCACGTGCTGGCGCTGCAGTGCCATCCGGAAATCCGCACCGACCGTTTCGAACCGTGGCTGATCGCGAACGCCGGCGAAATCGCGGCGACGCCCGGCATCGACGCGCGCCAGTTGCGCGCCGATACCGCTCAGCACGGCCCCGCGCTCGAGGCGGCCGCGCGACGCATGTTCGCGGAGTGGCTCGACAGCGTCGGACTCTGA
- a CDS encoding NADH:flavin oxidoreductase/NADH oxidase — protein MTALFSPFTLRGVTLPNRIVISPMCQYSAERGEATDWHMIHLGHLALSGAGLLCIEATAVEPDGRITHGDLGLWDDATEAALKPVLAAIRKHSPVRVAMQLSHAGRKASSNVPWQGGQLVSVADGGWLPHAPSAVPHKDGETPPLALDAAGLKRIRDAFAAAAKRAARLGIDAIEVHAAHGYLLHQFLSPLANQRTDEYGGSLENRMRFPLEIFEIVRAAFPEDRPVGVRVSATDWVEGGWELDDTIAFAHELKRRGCDWIDVSSGGVSPLQKIPLSPGYQVPFAQAVKRAVGMPTIAVGLINEPAHANRLIEAGDADFVAMARAMLYDPRWPWHAAAELGAQVTAPPQYWRSQPREHKALFGDIAFGQR, from the coding sequence ATGACTGCGCTGTTTTCCCCGTTCACGCTGCGCGGCGTGACCCTTCCGAACCGGATCGTGATCTCCCCGATGTGCCAGTATTCGGCCGAACGCGGCGAGGCGACCGACTGGCACATGATTCACCTCGGCCATCTCGCGCTGTCGGGCGCGGGGCTGCTCTGCATCGAGGCGACCGCGGTGGAACCCGACGGGCGCATCACGCATGGCGACCTCGGCCTCTGGGACGACGCGACCGAAGCCGCGTTGAAGCCGGTGCTGGCCGCGATCCGCAAGCATTCGCCGGTCCGCGTCGCGATGCAGCTGTCGCATGCGGGGCGCAAGGCGTCGAGCAACGTGCCATGGCAGGGCGGCCAGCTCGTGTCCGTCGCCGACGGCGGCTGGTTGCCGCATGCGCCGTCGGCCGTGCCGCACAAGGACGGCGAGACGCCGCCGCTCGCACTCGATGCTGCCGGCCTCAAGCGGATCCGCGACGCGTTCGCGGCCGCGGCGAAGCGGGCCGCACGGCTCGGCATCGACGCGATCGAAGTGCACGCGGCGCATGGCTACCTGCTGCATCAGTTCCTGTCGCCGCTTGCGAACCAGCGCACCGACGAATACGGCGGCTCGCTCGAAAACCGCATGCGCTTTCCGCTCGAGATCTTCGAGATCGTGCGCGCGGCGTTTCCGGAGGACCGGCCGGTCGGCGTGCGCGTGTCCGCGACCGACTGGGTGGAAGGCGGCTGGGAGCTCGACGATACGATCGCGTTCGCGCACGAACTGAAGCGCCGCGGCTGCGACTGGATCGACGTGTCGTCCGGCGGCGTGTCGCCGCTGCAGAAGATTCCGCTGTCGCCCGGCTACCAGGTGCCGTTCGCGCAGGCCGTGAAGCGTGCGGTCGGCATGCCGACGATCGCCGTCGGCCTGATCAACGAGCCCGCACACGCGAACCGGCTCATCGAGGCCGGCGATGCCGATTTCGTCGCGATGGCGCGTGCGATGCTGTACGACCCGCGCTGGCCGTGGCACGCGGCGGCCGAGCTCGGCGCGCAGGTGACGGCGCCGCCGCAATACTGGCGCTCGCAGCCGCGCGAGCACAAGGCGTTGTTCGGCGACATCGCATTCGGCCAGCGTTGA
- a CDS encoding SET domain-containing protein, which translates to MSSRRIAVRRSGVHGKGVFAVAPIKAGERVVEYKGERISWKEALRRHPHDPSEPNHTFYFALDEGGVIDGKIDGNSARWINHSCAPNCEAEEVKGRVYIHALRDIGPEEELFYDYGLVIDAKLTKKLKREYACHCGAASCRGTLLATSDEGGKKKKKKDKKDGKSESRPKDKKSKK; encoded by the coding sequence ATGAGTTCACGCAGGATCGCGGTGCGCCGCTCGGGAGTACACGGCAAGGGCGTGTTCGCCGTGGCGCCGATCAAGGCCGGCGAGCGCGTAGTGGAATACAAGGGCGAACGAATTTCGTGGAAGGAGGCGCTGCGCCGCCACCCGCACGACCCGAGCGAACCGAACCATACGTTCTACTTCGCACTGGACGAGGGCGGCGTGATCGACGGCAAGATCGACGGCAACAGCGCGCGCTGGATCAACCACTCGTGCGCGCCGAACTGCGAAGCCGAGGAAGTCAAAGGCCGCGTGTACATCCACGCGCTGCGCGACATCGGCCCGGAAGAGGAACTGTTCTACGACTACGGCCTCGTGATCGACGCGAAGCTGACGAAGAAGCTCAAGCGCGAGTACGCGTGCCATTGCGGCGCGGCGTCGTGCCGCGGCACGCTGCTCGCGACGTCCGACGAGGGCGGGAAGAAGAAAAAGAAGAAGGACAAGAAGGACGGCAAGTCCGAGTCCCGGCCGAAGGACAAGAAAAGCAAGAAGTGA
- a CDS encoding sensor histidine kinase gives MSPDPAVTTSLRRSLLRRLAAPLSMLALMSGLIAYWLAWQYTQHVIDRSLADLATAISKQIQIAGPDAPFTVPPLAQAMFSDPAEALIYRISDGEQELAGDPKLPLQGINVRRMHHAYVFEAEYDNRAVRVAQVRVDDVEGGKPMVVEVAQPVRHRYRIAAEFLVAIMMPLLLLLLAGWGIVWRVVNQQLGPLTHLADSLNRQTHTSLEPVDETEVPLEIRPLTSAMNALLGRLKTALDAQRKFIADAAHQLRTPLTAVKLHAEQAAVARDPHQTFAAVRELRAAADRAVRLSNQLLSLARAEPGEQAARFVDVDLAAMAFETGAEWVPRALASHVDLGFQRTDDPGDDEKLVVRGNPVLLREVIANLLDNALKYVPLARPDGARITVNVARGTLEDGQPAAEIVVEDNGPGVPANQQADLFKRFFRGDAQSGNGVETGAGLGLAIVHDIIAMHGGTVSYEDASEGGSRFVVRVPLVARTEKPASETPTAASTH, from the coding sequence ATGTCTCCTGATCCGGCTGTGACCACCAGCCTGCGCCGCTCGCTGCTTCGGCGCCTCGCCGCCCCGCTGTCGATGCTCGCGCTGATGAGCGGCCTGATCGCCTACTGGCTCGCGTGGCAATACACGCAGCACGTGATCGACCGCTCGCTCGCCGATCTCGCGACCGCCATCTCCAAACAGATCCAGATCGCCGGCCCCGACGCGCCGTTCACGGTGCCGCCGCTCGCGCAGGCGATGTTCTCCGATCCCGCCGAAGCGCTGATCTACCGGATCAGCGACGGCGAACAGGAACTCGCCGGCGATCCCAAGCTGCCGCTGCAGGGCATCAACGTGCGCCGCATGCATCACGCGTACGTGTTCGAGGCCGAGTACGACAACCGCGCGGTGCGGGTTGCGCAGGTGCGCGTCGACGACGTCGAAGGCGGCAAGCCGATGGTCGTCGAGGTCGCGCAGCCGGTGCGGCACCGCTACCGGATCGCGGCCGAATTCCTCGTCGCAATCATGATGCCGCTGCTGCTGCTGCTGCTCGCGGGCTGGGGCATCGTGTGGCGCGTCGTGAACCAGCAGCTCGGCCCGCTCACGCACCTGGCCGATTCGCTGAACCGGCAGACCCACACGTCGCTGGAACCGGTCGACGAAACCGAAGTGCCGCTGGAAATCCGGCCGCTGACGAGCGCGATGAACGCGCTGCTCGGCCGCCTGAAGACCGCGCTCGACGCGCAGCGCAAGTTCATCGCCGATGCCGCTCACCAGTTGCGCACGCCGCTCACGGCCGTGAAGCTGCATGCCGAGCAGGCGGCCGTGGCGCGCGACCCGCACCAGACCTTCGCCGCGGTGCGCGAACTGCGCGCGGCCGCCGACCGCGCGGTGCGGCTGTCCAACCAGTTGCTGTCGCTCGCCCGCGCGGAGCCAGGCGAACAGGCCGCGCGATTCGTCGACGTCGACCTCGCGGCGATGGCGTTCGAGACAGGTGCCGAATGGGTGCCGCGCGCGCTTGCGTCGCACGTCGACCTCGGCTTCCAGCGCACCGACGATCCGGGTGACGACGAGAAGCTGGTCGTGCGCGGCAACCCCGTGCTGTTGCGCGAGGTGATCGCGAACCTGCTCGACAATGCGCTGAAGTACGTGCCGCTCGCGCGGCCGGACGGCGCACGGATCACGGTGAACGTTGCGCGCGGCACACTCGAAGACGGCCAGCCGGCCGCCGAGATCGTCGTCGAGGACAACGGCCCCGGCGTGCCCGCCAACCAGCAGGCCGACCTGTTCAAGCGCTTCTTCCGCGGCGACGCGCAAAGCGGCAACGGCGTCGAGACGGGCGCCGGGCTCGGCCTCGCGATCGTGCACGACATCATCGCGATGCACGGCGGCACCGTCTCGTACGAGGATGCATCGGAAGGCGGCTCGCGCTTCGTGGTGCGGGTGCCGCTGGTCGCGCGCACCGAGAAGCCGGCCAGCGAAACACCGACCGCCGCGTCGACGCACTGA